The Oryctolagus cuniculus chromosome 5, mOryCun1.1, whole genome shotgun sequence genome includes a region encoding these proteins:
- the PPP1R3G gene encoding protein phosphatase 1 regulatory subunit 3G, with the protein MEPPGAHPQSLEEPGPAPLGDAPPAEEPCTEGGEEALSPQGDAESPEEEAAVSDPEQELDCRRPRARSFSLPADPIRQAAKFLQQQARAPGAEGAERAGDALHGPGACCAKCKKRVQFADALGLSLASVKHFSQAEEPQVPPAVLSRLRSFPMSAEDLEQIGGLLAAAAAAVGSPLSAPPPRLQPLFQLPGPSAAAERLRRQRVCLERVQCAAPWGAEVTGSGRVLRCPGPRAVAVRYTFTEWRSFLDQPAELQSESPEPQAPEVPSGVSSGGAEDEPGAERFHFSLCLPPGLLPKNWEDADARDVAIHFAVCYRCAQGEYWDNNAGANYTLRYGRRTDAP; encoded by the coding sequence ATGGAGCCCCCTGGGGCGCACCCGCAAAGtttggaggagccaggacccgCGCCGTTGGGAGACGCCCCGCCGGCTGAGGAACCCTGTACCGAGGGTGGCGAGGAGGCCCTGAGCCCCCAGGGGGACGCAGAGTCGCCAGAGGAGGAGGCCGCCGTCTCGGACCcggagcaggagctggactgcCGCCGGCCGCGCGCGCGCTCCTTCTCCCTGCCCGCAGACCCCATCCGGCAGGCGGCCAAGTTCCTGCAGCAGCAGGCCCGGGCGCCGGGCGCCGAGGGCGCCGAGCGGGCCGGGGACGCGCTGCACGGCCCCGGCGCCTGCTGCGCCAAGTGCAAGAAGCGGGTGCAGTTCGCCGACgccctggggctgagcctggccagcGTGAAGCACTTCAGCCAGGCGGAGGAGCCGCAGGTGCCGCCCGCCGTGCTCTCGCGCCTCCGCAGCTTCCCCATGAGCGCCGAGGACCTGGAGCAGATCGGGGGCctgctggcggcggcggcggcggcggtgggcaGCCCGCTCTCGGCGCCGCCTCCCCGGCTCCAGCCGCTCTTCCAGCTCCCGGGGCCGAGCGCCGCGGCGGAGCGCCTCCGGCGGCAGCGCGTGTGCCTGGAGCGCGTGCAGTGCGCGGCGCCCTGGGGCGCGGAGGTGACGGGCTCCGGCCGGGTGCTCCGGTGCCCGGGGCCCAGGGCCGTGGCCGTGCGTTACACCTTCACCGAATGGCGCTCCTTCCTGGACCAGCCGGCCGAGCTGCAGTCCGAGTCCCCAGAGCCGCAGGCCCCAGAGGTGCCGTCGGGGGTCTCATCCGGGGGTGCAGAGGACGAGCCAGGCGCCGAGCGCTTCCACTTCTCGCTGTGCCTGCCCCCGGGCCTGCTGCCCAAAAACTGGGAGGATGCGGACGCGCGGGACGTCGCCATCCACTTCGCGGTTTGCTACCGCTGCGCGCAGGGCGAGTACTGGGACAACAACGCGGGGGCCAACTACACGCTGCGCTACGGGCGCCGCACGGACGCACCCTGA